The Tachyglossus aculeatus isolate mTacAcu1 chromosome 15, mTacAcu1.pri, whole genome shotgun sequence DNA window AGATAGACACTGTAAACCACAAGAGTAGATCTAAGTCAAAGTCTTTGACGATTCCACAGGCATATGAGCCGGCATCATCTGCGGTCAGGTTCTCCATGGTCACTGTGAACGTGTGGTACAGGTGATTGTCTCTGATGGATACTCGGCCATTCTTCACCTCTCCCTCTGACCCTTTGGTTTCAACGATGGAGGGACAGGCTAACCTATTGGGTCCTTTGCACCAGTATTTCCCACACATCCTGTGTTCCTCCTTATACAGGCACTGCACTCTTAGGGATTTTCCCATGATGCCCTTCATCTCCATGGAGTCTCTTGCCGGAAAACAGCCTGGAAAACACAATCTCAGgttcccatctcccccaactcTGGGGGTTCTGGGACCTGAGCAGGTGGATCCTCTACACAAATAGTCTTTAGGGACCTTCCCCTGGgtcccagggagagggaggagccagGGAAATGTGGTTTTGGAGCCCAGGACATGGAACTTGCAGTGAAAAATTCCCATACCCTCCTCAGAAGTAAATCCTCAGAATACTCAAACAGATTTTTCCCAGGAGTGAAGGTCAGAACTGGTCTCTCTCATCTCTGtgtcagtctcaatcaatcagtagtatttattaagtgcttactaggtgcagggtactatactaagcacttgggagagcacaatacaagagttggctgacgtgttccctgcctacagtgagcatgcagtctagagggagcataaTC harbors:
- the LOC119937816 gene encoding CMRF35-like molecule 6; the protein is MGIFHCKFHVLGSKTTFPWLLPLPGTQGKVPKDYLCRGSTCSGPRTPRVGGDGNLRLCFPGCFPARDSMEMKGIMGKSLRVQCLYKEEHRMCGKYWCKGPNRLACPSIVETKGSEGEVKNGRVSIRDNHLYHTFTVTMENLTADDAGSYACGIVKDFDLDLLLWFTVSISQGNVSTTAKPPSTSTLTTRSPGMDSEEPVSIPHPSGSGFQRPEILLPFLLIVLSLLVVGVSLLSWRVVLRRKKGDGKRKTLLGPNQVPERTVDDLCHENLELQSKARMMKSPGSDPEASIREEDNYVTLSLSRFNAATTSSNLSPWISKQEHTEETDYIEIKKI